A genomic segment from Paramixta manurensis encodes:
- a CDS encoding tautomerase family protein: protein MPFVNYKFPEGILDAERKEEIIHRTTAMFVEYFGEDVRPFTMVLIDEVADGGWGRADETLTLAKMGLPAKQH, encoded by the coding sequence ATGCCATTTGTAAATTATAAATTTCCCGAAGGGATTCTGGATGCTGAGCGCAAAGAAGAGATCATTCACCGAACAACCGCGATGTTTGTCGAGTATTTCGGTGAGGATGTCCGCCCTTTCACCATGGTATTGATCGATGAGGTTGCTGATGGTGGCTGGGGGCGTGCCGATGAAACCTTAACGCTTGCGAAAATGGGGCTTCCCGCCAAACAGCACTAA
- a CDS encoding amino acid ABC transporter permease, with the protein MSHRSTVKRDFSFSNPAVRAWLYQIIAIVVVFAVVGYLIHNTVINLNNRGITSGFGFLERSAGFGIVQHLIDYSEGDTYARVFLVGLTNTLLVSALCIVFASILGFFIGLARLSDNWLLRKIANIYIETFRNIPPLLQIFFWYFAVLRNLPGPRQALSAFDIAFVSNRGLYIPWPQYAPGSLPFLGALVLAIIGIIALFRYNRKLQMKTGKLRRTWPSAIVMLILFPLIAHVLFGAAMHWDIPALHGFNFRGGFALIPELAALTLALSIYTSSFIAEVIRSGIQSVPYGQHEAARSLGLPNPVTLRQVIIPQAMRVIIPPLTSQYLNIVKNSSLAAAIGYPDMVSLFAGTVLNQTGQAIETIAITMAVYLVISLAISLLMNIYNRKIALVER; encoded by the coding sequence ATGTCTCATCGCTCAACCGTGAAAAGGGATTTTTCATTTTCTAATCCCGCGGTTCGCGCTTGGCTTTACCAGATTATCGCGATTGTGGTGGTTTTCGCCGTGGTGGGCTATTTAATCCATAACACCGTAATCAATCTGAATAACCGAGGGATCACTTCCGGGTTTGGTTTTCTCGAACGTAGTGCGGGTTTTGGTATTGTTCAGCACCTAATCGACTATTCCGAAGGTGATACCTACGCGCGCGTCTTTCTGGTGGGGTTAACCAATACGCTATTGGTATCCGCCCTCTGCATTGTGTTTGCATCAATATTGGGTTTCTTTATCGGTTTGGCGCGCCTGTCAGATAACTGGCTACTGCGTAAAATCGCCAATATCTATATTGAGACCTTTCGTAATATCCCACCGCTGCTGCAGATTTTCTTCTGGTACTTTGCCGTGCTGCGCAATTTACCGGGCCCGCGTCAGGCTTTGAGCGCATTTGATATTGCTTTCGTGAGTAACCGTGGGCTCTACATTCCCTGGCCGCAATATGCGCCGGGTTCGCTGCCGTTCCTCGGTGCGCTGGTATTAGCAATTATCGGTATTATCGCCCTGTTTCGATATAACCGTAAATTACAAATGAAAACCGGAAAACTGCGCCGAACCTGGCCGTCAGCCATCGTGATGTTGATCCTCTTTCCCTTAATTGCCCACGTTCTGTTCGGCGCCGCGATGCATTGGGATATTCCGGCGCTGCACGGCTTTAATTTCCGGGGCGGTTTTGCGTTAATCCCCGAGCTTGCCGCGCTAACGTTGGCGCTGTCGATTTATACCTCTTCATTTATTGCCGAAGTTATTCGCTCCGGTATTCAGTCAGTTCCTTATGGCCAGCATGAAGCCGCTCGTTCACTGGGGCTTCCTAATCCGGTTACGCTACGCCAGGTGATTATTCCGCAGGCGATGCGGGTGATCATTCCGCCCCTGACCAGCCAGTATCTGAATATTGTGAAGAACTCTTCGTTGGCCGCTGCGATTGGCTATCCCGATATGGTTTCACTGTTTGCCGGTACGGTACTGAATCAAACCGGTCAGGCGATTGAAACCATCGCGATTACTATGGCGGTCTATTTAGTTATTAGCCTCGCCATTTCGCTGTTAATGAATATTTACAATCGCAAAATCGCTCTGGTTGAACGGTAA
- a CDS encoding amino acid ABC transporter substrate-binding protein: MNKMMLSTLVAAASLFAVVNQAHAGATLDAIKKKGFVQCGISDGLPGFSYADSNGKFTGIDVDVCRATAAAVLGDANKVKYTPLTAKERFTALQSGEVDLLSRNTTWTSARDGGMGFMFAGVNYYDGIGFLTHKKADLKSAKELDGATVCIQAGTDTELNVADYFKANNMQYTPVTFDRSDESAKALDSGRCDTLASDQSQLYALRIKLGKPDDFIVLPEVISKEPLGPLVRRGDDDWFTIVKWSLYAMLNAEEMGITSKNVDQLAAKPANPDMAHLLGAEGDFGKDLKLDNKWAYNIIKQVGNYKESFDRNVGKDSPLKIARGQNALWKDGGIQYAPPVR; this comes from the coding sequence ATGAATAAGATGATGTTATCCACTTTGGTTGCCGCCGCCTCTCTTTTCGCTGTGGTTAATCAGGCTCATGCCGGTGCCACGCTGGACGCGATTAAGAAGAAGGGCTTTGTACAATGCGGCATTAGCGATGGTTTACCCGGTTTCTCTTACGCAGACTCCAATGGCAAATTCACCGGTATTGACGTTGATGTCTGCCGTGCAACCGCTGCTGCGGTTTTGGGTGATGCCAACAAAGTTAAATACACGCCGTTGACTGCGAAAGAGCGTTTCACCGCTTTACAATCGGGTGAGGTTGACCTCCTTTCCCGTAACACTACCTGGACCTCGGCACGCGATGGCGGCATGGGTTTTATGTTCGCCGGCGTTAACTATTACGATGGTATCGGCTTCCTGACACATAAAAAAGCTGACCTGAAAAGCGCGAAAGAGCTGGATGGCGCAACGGTATGTATCCAGGCCGGTACCGATACTGAATTGAACGTGGCAGATTACTTCAAAGCCAACAACATGCAGTACACGCCGGTGACCTTTGACCGTTCCGATGAGTCGGCGAAAGCGCTCGATAGCGGGCGCTGCGATACGCTGGCATCCGATCAATCTCAGCTCTATGCCTTGCGCATCAAGTTAGGTAAACCGGATGACTTTATTGTCCTGCCGGAAGTCATTTCTAAAGAGCCGCTGGGGCCGTTGGTGCGCCGTGGTGACGATGATTGGTTCACTATCGTGAAATGGTCTTTGTACGCCATGTTAAATGCCGAAGAGATGGGCATCACCTCGAAGAATGTCGATCAATTAGCAGCGAAACCGGCTAACCCGGATATGGCACACTTGTTGGGTGCCGAAGGGGATTTTGGTAAGGATCTGAAGCTTGATAATAAATGGGCTTACAACATTATCAAACAGGTTGGTAACTATAAGGAAAGTTTTGATCGTAACGTCGGTAAAGATAGCCCGTTGAAAATTGCTCGCGGCCAGAATGCCCTCTGGAAAGACGGCGGTATTCAATACGCGCCGCCAGTACGCTAA
- a CDS encoding LysR family transcriptional regulator produces MDRLDGLTLFVRIVETGSFSRAADMLAIPRATATYAIQQLEARLSTQLLERTTRQVRPTLDGQAFYERCVAILSDIDDAESSLRHVAANPRGTLRVDMSGTHAMRIVLPHIEAFHQRYPEIMLAVSSGDRLVDLVREGVDCVIRAGHPRDSTLVVRRLALMPQVICASPAYLAAAGVLNSPGDLAQHQVVGFMSGEGVIDYSIDLINGGKTESFTASGWMAVNDAENYVVSALSGAGLIQLPRFHVEQALREGRLVEVLEGWQSPPMPLSILYPWRRHLSPRLRVFIDWLIDVYRQRLPE; encoded by the coding sequence ATGGATCGTCTGGATGGATTAACGTTATTTGTTCGTATCGTTGAAACCGGTAGCTTTAGCCGCGCTGCGGATATGCTGGCTATTCCACGCGCGACCGCCACCTACGCTATCCAGCAACTGGAAGCGCGGCTTTCAACCCAATTGCTGGAGCGCACCACGCGTCAGGTGCGCCCAACACTGGATGGCCAAGCGTTTTATGAGCGCTGCGTCGCGATCCTCAGTGATATTGATGATGCCGAGTCATCGTTGCGTCATGTCGCGGCCAATCCACGCGGCACACTCCGGGTCGATATGAGCGGCACGCACGCGATGCGCATTGTGCTACCGCATATTGAGGCGTTTCACCAGCGTTACCCGGAGATTATGCTGGCGGTCAGCAGCGGCGATCGGCTGGTCGATCTGGTGCGCGAAGGAGTGGATTGCGTTATTCGGGCCGGGCATCCGCGAGATTCGACGCTGGTGGTGCGACGGCTGGCTTTGATGCCGCAAGTGATTTGCGCCAGTCCGGCCTATCTTGCCGCCGCTGGCGTACTCAACTCCCCCGGCGATCTGGCGCAGCACCAAGTGGTGGGCTTTATGTCTGGGGAGGGCGTAATTGATTACTCTATCGACCTGATAAACGGTGGGAAAACCGAATCTTTTACCGCCAGTGGTTGGATGGCGGTTAATGACGCTGAAAACTACGTGGTAAGTGCCTTAAGCGGTGCAGGGTTGATCCAACTGCCGCGTTTTCATGTTGAACAAGCGTTGCGTGAAGGACGGTTGGTTGAAGTGCTGGAGGGCTGGCAAAGCCCGCCAATGCCACTGTCGATACTGTATCCGTGGCGGCGGCATCTCTCCCCACGCTTACGGGTATTTATTGATTGGCTGATTGACGTCTATCGTCAACGTCTGCCTGAATGA
- the lpxP gene encoding kdo(2)-lipid IV(A) palmitoleoyltransferase, whose amino-acid sequence MKSSPIFSRSLLHPRYWLTWFGLGLLFMLVQLPFPLLEKLGTWMGRTSMRFLKRRVRITRRNLELCFPDLSPDTIEKRIINNFESLGMGLMETGMAWFWSDERVKSWFTVNGLHNLQSAQQSQRGALIIGVHFMSLELGGRAMGLCQPMMAMYRPHNNKLMEWVQTKGRTRSNKAMIDRRDLRGMVKALKQGEAVWFAPDQDYGPKGSVFAPLFAVPQAATTSGTYMLARMAKPAMVTVVLIRKECGKGYELVIQPRLLDYPLDDELAAAAYMNKVIEREIMRAPSQYLWLHRRFKTRPAGAASLY is encoded by the coding sequence ATGAAATCCTCACCGATATTTTCCCGCTCACTGTTACATCCCAGGTATTGGTTAACCTGGTTTGGGCTGGGACTGCTGTTCATGCTGGTTCAGCTTCCGTTTCCTTTGCTGGAGAAGCTAGGCACCTGGATGGGTCGAACGTCAATGCGCTTCCTGAAGCGACGCGTACGCATTACCCGCCGCAACCTGGAACTCTGCTTTCCTGATTTGAGCCCTGACACCATCGAAAAACGGATCATCAATAATTTTGAGTCGTTGGGTATGGGCTTGATGGAAACTGGCATGGCGTGGTTCTGGTCTGACGAACGGGTGAAATCCTGGTTTACCGTCAATGGCCTGCATAATTTACAAAGTGCCCAGCAGAGTCAGCGTGGCGCGCTCATTATTGGCGTACATTTTATGTCGCTTGAGTTGGGCGGGCGCGCGATGGGTTTATGCCAGCCGATGATGGCGATGTATCGTCCACACAACAATAAATTAATGGAGTGGGTACAGACCAAGGGCCGTACACGCTCGAACAAAGCCATGATCGATCGTCGTGATTTACGCGGTATGGTGAAAGCGCTAAAACAGGGTGAAGCCGTATGGTTCGCTCCCGATCAGGACTACGGTCCAAAAGGTAGCGTATTTGCCCCGCTGTTTGCCGTTCCTCAAGCTGCCACTACTAGCGGAACCTATATGTTAGCGCGCATGGCAAAACCCGCCATGGTCACCGTGGTGCTAATTCGCAAAGAGTGCGGTAAAGGGTACGAACTGGTTATTCAGCCTCGCCTGCTGGATTATCCGTTGGATGACGAGTTGGCCGCCGCTGCCTATATGAATAAAGTGATTGAACGCGAAATTATGCGCGCTCCAAGCCAATATCTCTGGTTACATCGTCGCTTTAAAACTCGCCCTGCAGGCGCAGCCTCGCTCTACTAA